In one window of Paracoccus saliphilus DNA:
- a CDS encoding NAD(P)/FAD-dependent oxidoreductase yields the protein MRADPPIAPGGAPQFRADLPEAADVVVIGGGIAGVTTALYLARDGLSVVLCEKGLIAGEQSSRNWGWVRAQGRDEAELPIMMMARQQWRGLAQEIGEELGLTTCGVSYLASDEAALARYEAWLTIAHAHGLDSRIMGRAELDGLLPNDAGWQGALVTPSDMRAEPGVAVPAIARLAVGEGVTIREHCAVRALDISAGHVSGVITEDGPVRADRVLLAGGAWSGLFAGNAGISLPQLSVRATVAATEPLPEFWSGAAADSKFAFRRRADGGYTLAPGTTHDFWIGPAAFRHSRSYLPLIRRDLSQTRLQIRAPKGYPDAWGTPRRWSADRASPFEAMRMLNPEPNATALARLQEDFAATFPAIGRPRLRAAWAGMIDTTPDQVPVLDETTIRGFFIATGLSGHGFGIGPGVGRVMADLIRGGESGFDLERFRFARFSDGSPVTLGPEL from the coding sequence GTGAGGGCCGATCCTCCTATCGCTCCGGGCGGCGCGCCGCAATTCCGCGCCGATCTGCCCGAGGCCGCGGATGTGGTCGTTATCGGTGGCGGCATCGCGGGCGTGACTACGGCGCTTTACCTTGCCCGCGACGGATTGTCGGTGGTGCTATGCGAAAAGGGACTGATCGCGGGCGAGCAATCTTCTCGCAACTGGGGCTGGGTCCGGGCGCAGGGCCGGGACGAGGCGGAACTGCCGATCATGATGATGGCCCGTCAGCAATGGCGGGGACTGGCGCAGGAGATCGGCGAGGAACTGGGCCTGACGACCTGCGGGGTCAGCTATCTCGCCTCCGACGAGGCGGCGCTGGCGCGATACGAGGCATGGCTGACAATAGCCCATGCCCATGGCCTGGACAGCCGGATCATGGGGCGGGCGGAACTGGACGGGCTGCTGCCCAATGATGCGGGCTGGCAGGGCGCGCTGGTCACGCCCTCGGATATGCGCGCCGAACCGGGTGTCGCCGTTCCGGCCATCGCGAGATTGGCGGTGGGCGAGGGTGTCACGATCCGGGAACATTGCGCGGTCCGGGCGCTGGATATCTCGGCCGGTCATGTCTCCGGCGTGATCACCGAGGACGGTCCCGTCCGCGCAGATCGCGTGCTGCTCGCCGGAGGGGCGTGGTCGGGATTGTTCGCGGGCAATGCCGGGATATCCCTGCCGCAGCTTTCGGTTCGCGCCACCGTGGCCGCGACCGAACCGCTTCCCGAATTCTGGAGCGGCGCGGCCGCCGATTCCAAGTTCGCCTTCCGCCGCCGTGCCGATGGTGGCTATACGCTGGCCCCCGGCACCACGCATGATTTCTGGATCGGTCCCGCCGCTTTCCGCCACTCGCGCAGCTACCTGCCGCTGATCCGCCGCGACCTGAGCCAGACCCGGCTGCAAATTCGTGCCCCGAAAGGCTATCCGGACGCATGGGGGACACCGCGCCGATGGTCTGCCGACCGCGCCTCGCCCTTCGAGGCGATGCGGATGCTCAACCCGGAGCCCAACGCCACCGCGCTGGCCCGGCTGCAAGAGGATTTCGCGGCGACATTTCCGGCGATAGGACGCCCCCGCTTGCGGGCAGCATGGGCGGGGATGATCGACACTACGCCCGACCAGGTGCCGGTGCTGGATGAAACCACGATCCGGGGTTTCTTCATCGCCACGGGCCTGTCCGGCCATGGTTTCGGCATCGGGCCCGGAGTGGGGCGGGTCATGGCCGATCTGATCCGCGGCGGAGAATCCGGCTTCGACCTGGAGCGTTTCCGCTTCGCACGATTCTCGGATGGCTCGCCGGTCACGCTCGGCCCCGAATTGTGA
- a CDS encoding ABC transporter ATP-binding protein, giving the protein MLDQKPLVSFENLRVEFETNDGTVVGVKDISFNIKPGECVCVVGESGSGKSVSSLSLMRLVEFGGGTITNGQLMFDPGDGKPIDLATQGAPVMRDIRGNRIGMIFQEPMTALNPVFTVGDQLTEGLIEHRGLNTSQARARALEILKQVRIPEPERRLDQYPHELSGGMRQRVVIAIAMACEPSLLICDEPTTALDVTIQAEILALIDRLKREKQIAVLFITHDMAVVAQMADRVVVMYRGDKVEEGPVEQIFESPREDYTKMLLAAVPRLGEMTGKPAPERLRLMHDGSLGEPESIIVKDPKPLLRVENLVTRFSVKGGVLRRVVANVHAVEDVSFTINSGETMSLVGESGCGKSTCGRSILRLVEPESGKVSIDGTDILALSQSGLRKARRDMQMIFQDPFASLDPHMKLYDQVAEPMQNFGIGSRSEREDRIAALFDRVELPRSFMRRYPHEMSGGQRQRIAIARALALNPKLIIADEAVSALDVSVQAQVLNLLMELQQDLGISMLFISHDMAVVERVSHHVGVMYLGRIVEMGTRQQVFENPQHSYTKQLMLAVPVADPRQKKISDDLNFSPIPSPMHPVDYQPKPSVYQEVAPGHRVLVDPVTHS; this is encoded by the coding sequence ATGCTGGACCAGAAACCGCTTGTTTCCTTTGAGAACCTTCGGGTCGAGTTCGAGACGAATGACGGCACCGTGGTGGGCGTCAAGGATATCAGCTTCAACATCAAGCCCGGCGAATGCGTCTGCGTCGTGGGCGAATCGGGCTCGGGCAAGTCGGTCAGCTCGCTTTCGCTGATGCGGCTGGTCGAATTCGGCGGCGGAACGATCACCAATGGCCAGCTCATGTTCGATCCCGGCGACGGCAAGCCCATCGACCTTGCCACACAGGGCGCCCCCGTCATGCGCGACATTCGCGGCAACCGGATCGGGATGATTTTCCAGGAGCCGATGACCGCGCTGAACCCCGTTTTCACGGTCGGCGACCAGCTGACCGAGGGGCTGATCGAGCATCGCGGGTTGAACACGTCCCAGGCACGCGCCCGCGCGCTGGAAATCCTCAAGCAGGTTCGCATCCCCGAGCCCGAGCGGCGCCTCGATCAATATCCCCATGAATTGTCGGGCGGCATGCGCCAGCGTGTCGTCATCGCCATCGCCATGGCCTGCGAACCCAGCCTGTTGATCTGCGACGAGCCGACGACCGCGCTGGACGTCACCATCCAGGCCGAGATCCTCGCCCTGATCGACCGGCTCAAGCGCGAAAAGCAGATTGCCGTATTATTCATCACCCACGACATGGCCGTGGTCGCGCAGATGGCAGATCGTGTCGTCGTCATGTATCGCGGCGACAAGGTCGAGGAGGGGCCGGTCGAGCAGATCTTCGAGTCACCGCGCGAGGATTACACGAAGATGCTGCTGGCCGCCGTGCCGCGCTTGGGCGAGATGACCGGCAAGCCCGCCCCCGAACGTCTGCGGTTGATGCATGACGGTAGTCTGGGTGAACCCGAATCGATCATCGTGAAGGACCCCAAGCCGCTGCTGAGGGTTGAAAACCTCGTTACCCGTTTCTCCGTCAAGGGTGGGGTGCTGCGCCGCGTTGTCGCCAATGTGCACGCGGTCGAGGATGTCTCCTTCACCATCAATTCCGGCGAAACCATGTCGCTGGTGGGCGAATCCGGTTGCGGGAAATCCACCTGCGGTCGTTCGATCCTGCGCCTGGTCGAACCGGAATCGGGCAAGGTGTCCATCGACGGCACCGATATCCTGGCGCTGTCGCAATCGGGCCTGCGCAAGGCCCGCCGCGACATGCAGATGATCTTCCAGGATCCCTTTGCCAGCCTCGACCCGCATATGAAGCTTTATGACCAAGTGGCTGAGCCGATGCAGAATTTCGGTATCGGCAGCCGGTCCGAACGCGAGGACCGCATCGCCGCCCTGTTCGACCGGGTGGAACTGCCGCGCAGCTTCATGCGCCGCTATCCGCACGAGATGTCGGGCGGCCAGCGACAGCGGATTGCCATCGCCCGCGCGCTGGCGCTGAACCCCAAGCTGATCATCGCGGACGAGGCCGTGTCGGCTCTGGATGTCTCGGTGCAGGCGCAGGTGCTGAACCTGCTGATGGAATTGCAGCAGGATCTGGGTATCTCGATGCTGTTCATCAGCCATGACATGGCGGTGGTCGAACGGGTCAGCCATCACGTCGGGGTCATGTATCTGGGCCGAATCGTCGAGATGGGAACCCGTCAACAGGTCTTCGAGAATCCGCAGCACAGCTATACCAAGCAGTTGATGCTGGCCGTTCCGGTCGCCGATCCCCGGCAGAAGAAGATCAGCGACGACCTGAATTTCAGCCCGATTCCCTCGCCGATGCATCCGGTCGATTACCAGCCCAAGCCCTCGGTCTATCAAGAGGTCGCGCCAGGCCATCGCGTGCTGGTCGATCCGGTGACCCATTCGTGA
- a CDS encoding winged helix-turn-helix domain-containing protein translates to MTGFHLDNATARRVFLDRHALAEPPTGPAGPNEIQALIERLGFVQVDSVQTVARAHHMILWSRRQRYRPATLSRLLERERSLFENWTHDAAIIPTRFFPYWHEKFRRSRKRMEERWPKWQGDAFLGECDDVLSRIAHAGPLTAGEAGDGKAGNGGGWWEWQPAKAALEFLWRGGDLAIARREGFRKFYDLTEKVIPETHRGPAPSDQTLDWACNAALDRLGFATHGEIAAFWDLFSPAEARDWCLVEMAAGRLVEGRIEAADGRAYRAYARPGMAETAGLIAEPPSGRIRILSPFDPALRDRKRTERLFGFRYRIEIFVPEAKREYGYYVFPVMEGARLIGRLDAKALRDSDCLSVRAFWPEPGLRMGKARLARLEAELDRLTRFAGCALVEYADGWLREAIPG, encoded by the coding sequence ATGACCGGTTTTCATCTCGACAATGCGACGGCGCGGCGGGTCTTTCTCGACCGTCACGCCCTTGCCGAACCGCCGACCGGCCCCGCCGGGCCGAACGAGATCCAAGCTTTGATCGAACGCTTGGGATTCGTGCAAGTCGACAGCGTGCAGACCGTCGCCCGCGCCCATCACATGATCTTGTGGTCGCGCAGGCAGCGCTATCGCCCCGCCACCCTGTCGCGGCTGCTGGAGCGTGAACGCAGCCTGTTCGAGAACTGGACCCATGACGCCGCGATCATCCCGACCCGGTTCTTTCCCTATTGGCACGAGAAATTCCGCCGCAGCCGCAAGCGGATGGAAGAGCGCTGGCCGAAATGGCAGGGAGACGCCTTCCTGGGCGAATGCGACGACGTCCTGTCGCGGATCGCCCACGCGGGGCCGCTGACGGCGGGCGAGGCCGGCGACGGCAAGGCCGGGAATGGTGGTGGCTGGTGGGAATGGCAGCCCGCAAAGGCGGCACTGGAATTCCTGTGGCGCGGCGGCGATCTGGCCATCGCCCGGCGCGAGGGGTTCCGCAAGTTCTACGATCTCACCGAGAAGGTGATCCCCGAAACGCATCGCGGGCCCGCCCCTTCGGACCAGACGCTGGATTGGGCCTGCAACGCAGCGCTGGACCGGCTCGGCTTTGCCACTCATGGCGAGATCGCGGCATTCTGGGACCTGTTTTCCCCGGCGGAAGCCCGCGACTGGTGCCTTGTCGAAATGGCGGCCGGACGGCTGGTCGAAGGTCGGATCGAAGCGGCGGATGGCCGCGCCTACCGCGCCTATGCCCGCCCCGGGATGGCCGAAACAGCCGGGCTCATCGCCGAACCACCCTCGGGCCGCATCCGCATCCTGTCGCCCTTCGACCCCGCCCTGCGCGACCGCAAGCGCACCGAGCGGTTATTCGGTTTCCGCTACCGGATCGAGATCTTCGTCCCCGAGGCCAAGCGCGAATACGGCTATTATGTCTTTCCCGTCATGGAAGGCGCGCGCCTGATCGGCCGTCTCGATGCCAAGGCCCTGCGCGATTCCGATTGCCTTTCCGTCCGCGCCTTCTGGCCCGAACCCGGCCTGCGGATGGGCAAGGCCCGTCTTGCCCGGCTGGAGGCGGAACTCGACCGGCTGACCCGGTTCGCAGGCTGCGCGCTGGTCGAATATGCCGATGGCTGGCTGCGCGAGGCGATACCCGGATAG
- a CDS encoding M20 aminoacylase family protein, with product MPVKNRFAELLPEITAWRRDFHEHPELLYDVHRTAGKVADLLREFGCDEVTEGIGQTGVVGVIKGKTDSKGRVIGLRADMDALPINEQTGVEYASKTPGKMHACGHDGHTAMLLGAARYLAETRNFDGTAVVVFQPAEEGGAGGDAMIKDGLAERWGIQEFYGMHNMPGIPVGEFAIRPGAMMAAADQFDITVTGKGGHAAKPHECIDTTLTASQIIVALQSVVARNIDPLKNAVISVCVVSTDSTAHNVIPQVVELKGTARSLAPEVRDQLEEGIKRVATNVAAAMGASVEIDYHRGYPVTMNNEEATVWAADVAREIAGDVDLTMQPMMGGEDFSYMLNERPGAYIFVGNGDTAMVHHPAYNFNDDAIPAGSSWYAGMVETRMPAA from the coding sequence ATGCCAGTCAAGAACCGCTTTGCAGAGCTTTTGCCCGAAATCACCGCGTGGCGACGCGATTTCCATGAACATCCCGAATTGCTTTACGACGTCCACCGCACCGCCGGAAAGGTCGCGGATTTGCTGCGCGAGTTCGGCTGCGACGAGGTGACCGAAGGCATCGGCCAGACCGGCGTCGTCGGCGTCATCAAGGGCAAGACCGACAGCAAGGGGCGGGTGATCGGCCTGCGCGCCGATATGGACGCCCTGCCGATCAATGAGCAGACCGGGGTGGAATACGCCTCGAAAACGCCGGGCAAAATGCATGCCTGCGGGCATGACGGCCATACGGCGATGCTGTTGGGTGCGGCGCGATACCTGGCCGAGACGCGCAATTTCGACGGCACCGCGGTGGTCGTCTTCCAGCCCGCCGAAGAGGGTGGCGCGGGTGGCGACGCGATGATCAAGGACGGGTTGGCCGAACGTTGGGGAATCCAGGAATTCTATGGCATGCATAACATGCCGGGCATTCCCGTCGGTGAATTCGCGATCCGTCCCGGTGCGATGATGGCCGCCGCCGATCAGTTCGACATCACCGTGACCGGCAAGGGCGGCCATGCCGCCAAGCCGCATGAATGCATCGACACGACCCTGACCGCATCCCAGATCATCGTGGCGCTGCAATCCGTCGTGGCGCGTAATATCGATCCGCTGAAGAACGCGGTGATCTCGGTCTGCGTCGTCTCGACCGACTCGACGGCGCATAACGTCATTCCGCAGGTGGTCGAACTGAAAGGTACCGCGCGCAGCCTTGCCCCTGAGGTCCGCGACCAGCTGGAAGAGGGGATCAAGCGCGTCGCGACCAATGTCGCCGCCGCCATGGGAGCCAGCGTCGAGATCGATTACCATCGTGGCTACCCGGTGACGATGAACAACGAAGAAGCGACGGTCTGGGCTGCCGATGTGGCGCGCGAGATCGCCGGAGACGTGGATCTGACCATGCAGCCGATGATGGGCGGCGAAGATTTCAGCTACATGCTGAACGAGCGTCCCGGCGCCTATATCTTCGTTGGCAATGGGGACACGGCGATGGTTCATCACCCGGCCTATAACTTCAACGACGATGCGATCCCGGCCGGTTCGAGCTGGTATGCCGGGATGGTCGAGACGCGGATGCCCGCCGCCTGA
- a CDS encoding peptide ABC transporter substrate-binding protein, translating to MKLKTLLMCAAASMALAPAAMAERGSDGEVNVIMWQAPSTMNMYLSSGTKDIIAASMVLEPLAGFQPDGTLFPELAEEIPTLENGGISEDLKTITWKLKEGLKWSDGTPFTSADVVFTAEYCMHPEGGCAQLAKYEGIESVEAVDDLTVKVSFTEPRPDPYSAFVGGQSTIIQKAQFEKCLGAAAPTCTEENFNPIGTGPFRVASFKTNDVIEFEANPEYRDPEKPAFAKLTMKGGGDAAAAARSVLETGEFDYAWNTQLAPDVIAGMEAADKGKVHSAFGSLVERLMVNLTDPSSSLPDGERSTTQHPHPFLTDPAVRKALSMAIDRELLVEIGYGTAGKPTCNLVPAPEAWASPNTDCMTQDIEGAKKLLDEAGWVPGGDGVREKDGVRLSMVYQTSVNAVRQDFQALIKQWWSEIGVETELKTIDASVFFGADAGSPDTLQKFHADIEMYANNFEGNNPEPYLAKFTCEKAPGPDNQWQGENIVRFCDEEYDKLVAELGHTTGMEERGKLGQKLNEMLTKDTHSIIPLVYRGTASAVSNSLGGVQLNAWDTELWNVQDWHRVEE from the coding sequence ATGAAACTGAAGACCTTGCTGATGTGCGCCGCCGCATCGATGGCCCTGGCCCCTGCTGCCATGGCCGAGCGCGGCAGCGACGGAGAGGTGAATGTCATCATGTGGCAGGCGCCATCGACGATGAACATGTACCTGTCCAGCGGAACCAAGGACATCATCGCCGCCAGCATGGTGCTGGAGCCTTTGGCCGGCTTCCAGCCCGACGGCACGTTGTTCCCTGAACTCGCAGAAGAAATCCCCACTCTTGAAAACGGCGGCATCTCCGAAGATCTGAAAACCATTACATGGAAGCTGAAAGAGGGCTTGAAATGGTCTGACGGGACGCCGTTCACCTCGGCAGACGTGGTCTTCACGGCCGAATACTGCATGCATCCCGAAGGGGGTTGCGCACAGCTGGCGAAATATGAAGGTATCGAGTCGGTCGAGGCAGTCGACGACCTGACCGTCAAAGTCAGCTTCACCGAGCCGCGCCCCGACCCTTACTCGGCCTTCGTCGGCGGACAATCGACGATCATCCAGAAGGCGCAGTTCGAGAAATGCCTTGGCGCGGCCGCGCCCACCTGCACCGAGGAAAACTTCAACCCGATCGGGACCGGGCCGTTCCGAGTCGCTTCATTCAAAACCAATGACGTGATCGAGTTCGAGGCCAATCCCGAATATCGCGATCCCGAGAAGCCGGCTTTCGCCAAACTGACCATGAAAGGTGGCGGCGATGCCGCAGCAGCAGCACGCTCGGTACTGGAAACCGGTGAATTTGACTATGCGTGGAACACCCAGCTTGCGCCTGATGTGATCGCGGGAATGGAAGCAGCGGACAAGGGCAAGGTCCACTCCGCGTTCGGCAGCCTTGTCGAACGGTTGATGGTTAATCTGACAGATCCCTCCTCGAGCCTGCCCGACGGTGAGCGCTCAACGACCCAGCACCCGCATCCCTTTCTGACCGATCCGGCCGTGCGCAAGGCGCTTTCGATGGCCATCGACCGCGAATTGCTGGTCGAGATCGGATACGGCACAGCAGGCAAACCGACCTGCAACCTCGTCCCCGCGCCGGAAGCATGGGCCTCGCCCAATACAGATTGCATGACGCAGGATATCGAGGGCGCGAAGAAACTGCTCGATGAAGCCGGTTGGGTTCCGGGCGGTGACGGTGTGCGGGAAAAGGACGGCGTAAGGCTGTCGATGGTCTACCAGACTTCGGTCAACGCCGTGCGTCAGGATTTCCAGGCGTTGATCAAGCAGTGGTGGTCCGAGATTGGCGTGGAAACCGAACTGAAAACCATTGACGCGTCGGTGTTCTTTGGCGCTGACGCGGGCTCGCCCGACACGCTGCAGAAGTTCCATGCCGATATCGAGATGTATGCCAATAATTTCGAAGGCAACAATCCCGAGCCCTATCTGGCCAAGTTCACATGCGAAAAGGCTCCGGGTCCGGATAACCAGTGGCAGGGCGAAAATATCGTCCGCTTCTGCGACGAGGAATATGACAAGCTAGTCGCAGAACTGGGCCATACCACCGGTATGGAAGAGCGCGGCAAGCTGGGTCAGAAACTCAACGAAATGCTGACCAAAGATACCCACTCGATCATCCCGCTGGTCTATCGCGGCACTGCCTCGGCCGTCAGCAACTCGCTGGGCGGCGTTCAGTTGAATGCCTGGGATACCGAGTTGTGGAACGTTCAGGACTGGCACCGCGTCGAGGAATAA